aaaataattttaaaaaattattattttaatattttataattaaaattttttaaatttaattttaaattattttttaatattttttaattaacatatttaaaaaataaggTTTTTTTACGGCAGTTCCAATAAACAATTCCAAACAGGCCGTAACCCGTCTCCGAGTCCCAATCCAACCCAAGTACAAAGTGGCATGGAGCACAGGAAAAGCCGCAAGGCATCGCCTATAAATATTAAACGCCTTGTATTTATTCTCATCAAAAGCCCTGTAAACCCTTCCTCTCTCTTATTTTACACCCAATTCCGTCTGCCAGAATGTCGTCCACCTCCGGCGACCACGAACCCAACCTGCCTACTGACACCGCTACCCCCGCCCCGGCCAAGACTATCACTCTCAAGACTGCAGACGCCAACTACTTTGAAGTGGAGGAGCCAGTGGCTATGGAATTCGCGACTGTGAAAACCTTCTTCGATGACAACACTGAGACAACGTTCGGCACGGTAATTCCTCTGCCAAATGTATTGGCCGAACCTCTTTCCCTCATAATCCAATATTGCAAAAGGAACTTGAAGTTCCGCGCTGAATCGGCCCCTGAGGAAGCCAGGAAGGCATACGATGCTGACTTCGTGAAGGAGCTGAGCAATGAGCAACTGAGAGAGTTGATATTGGCGGTTAATTATCTAGACATCAAGAATCTGTTGGATGTGCTTAATCAGGCTGTGGCTGATCGGATCAAGAACAAGAGCGTTGAGTACGTGAGACAGTTTTTTGGGATCGAGAATGATTTCACGCCGGAAGAGGAGGCCAGGCTTCGCGAGGAGAATGCTTGGGCTTTTGAGGGTGTTGATGAAGACTGAATcagtttcctcttcttcttcctcaattaGATTGTTTGCTTTGTTAATGGGATATTTGTCTGTTTTCTGTAATTAGTTTTGTTTAAGAGTAATTAGGTTTCGGTAAAAGAATGGGATGGATATGGAAAATAATCGTATCTTTTTGGGATATCAATGGAAAGAATTTAACTAATCTTCTTTTCTTATCAAGATTTGTATGCCCTAATTATATCAATGCCACTAGTAATGGTGATATACCATGAAGCTTTCTCGTGATCAATGAAAGCAACACTATGCTTGGAAGTTTTTTTGAAGGTTACAAAACCTCCAAAACCTATGTGGTGGTTTGGGAGTTTAAAATTCTCCTTACACTCCATCCAAACATACTCCAAGCAAACATACTGCAAATGTAAGGGAAGATTTGGGGCCTTTTTGACAGCAAATCAGTGGAATTGGATTAGGGTATAGTTTATTGACCCTTTCCACCTTCACTATAGTTTGATCCTTGATGATCACTTTCTTAATGAAGATGAGCTTTAGTTCCTAAAGTTTAATGCTTAAGACATGCCTACGAAAAGTTCATGAAATTGTTAACTTGCAAATTGCAATGTCCTTTGCAGTTGTAAGCAAATTTAGTTTATTAGTAGAATGCACCAATTCTTTCGGAGCCAGGAATCTGTTTTATGGGAAAATAATTCCTTAGATGAGATTTACAGTAACAGTTTTACATTTTCTCCAGTTGAAAAGAACAGAGCTAGAGCAGTAAAATTATTATCCAGAGATTTTTTTTCTGTGATTATCTTTTTGGGAATATGACTGGTATCATGAATGGTGAATCTATTGAGCTGAAGCATTTCTTAATTTCTTCTTTAAACTTATTGTTGGTAATTCCCCTTTcgttttttccttttcatttggCATTCTCGTTTTGGATGTTACTTGATGGTTATACATAGATCCTGCAAAATTTTTCATGCTCGTCAGTTTCCATTCAGTTCTTTTGTGAAAGAGTACTGTGATCTTATTTCTATTGAGATTATCCCTTATCCGCTTAATTAGCTGCTGTAATTAGGTAGCATAATAGGAATGCAATGCTTGAATTGTTGTACGATTAGTATACTTCCTAATTCCTTTAACCCGTAACGTCTATAAGTTCCCATCTATAATTTGAATGTTATATAGAAATTTTCTCCATCACTATTTTCTCCTTTCTCAACTCTtcttacatggtatcagagccagagcCCAGCGTCGTGAGTCCCTGCCCTTTCTTCCTTACTGTTCTGGATATATGAAGCCCTGATTGCCGAAACCTACTGACCTAATTACAGTAGGTATTTCAGAAACTTATAAAACAATTTCCACAATTCTAAAAACGAGTTCCAGGCATGTTTGTTAATCCTGCTGCGTGTGCTTCAATGCTAATGGAGTGTTTACTAGAAATAAGAATTGTATTGAATACTAGGGTGGATTGAATGtgttaattttttgaaaaatcaatattttattttatttattgatgtaaaattttgaaataaattaataacttgatttgtgatttaataTTATTTGTATCAGAGTTTgtcaaaaaattttataaaatgtgATTTGACATGAATTTGATGGTTGAACTAAGTTTGATTTGACAGAATTAGGGGTCATTTTTTGTAACATACAGTGTTCAGTCCTGATTTACTGAATACAAGACAACACAAAATAGTTATCTTGTATTGTTGTAAGGTCTATTTTTTAAATTGTCCAGTTCCATATTTTCCAAACACCAGATTTTGTTAGATTGATGAATAGGTTTGAGTCTGGCGGTGGTGGCGCCTTTACCCATGAGAGAGATtattaatgtgattggtggaggctcgGGCGACATGCCTTTCCACCAGGGCCTTGTTCCTCCAACTACTGTGTTCATTGATAATACCATTCTCTTTAGAATCAGCCTGTTAACCTGCATTTTTCAATATTCATAAGGCGCGGTGTCCTCGATGGAAGACAGCTTGAGAAGTAGCCTTTAAGTAGTTTGGCAGTTACAATTAAAGATCAGATACAAATTTATAGTTAACCGGCAATGAGCGTCTTCCCCTGAGACGCACACTCTTTAAGCAAGCAGAGGAAGGGACCAATGTGAGAAGCATCATAACAACGGCACACACTTCTATCTATCATGTTTAAAACCAGGTTTCATTTTGAAGGGCCAAATGTTAGGTTGATGCAGCTAGCTGGCTCCAAGTAATATTCTACCAAGTGCTAAAATACATTTTTATATCAATCAACCCCGCCTGAAACTACATTTCTGTTGAAGGGGAAGATACAAAATCCAAAAGAAATGCACTTGGGGTTGAAGATTACTGGGCAAAGCCCAACGGCCAACCCCCGAGTCTGCTTCCATCCACAAAGACGGGCTGGGAATAATGGATTACAAAAAGGAGTTGAAAATTCGGAAGATTCCTAGAAGAAAGCCTGTTAACATATCCGCAAATAATAGCTGCAATAACAGTCAGATTCCTTTGAAGCTCTTTCTGTCACCTGCCTAggcaaatgaaatttgaaatttacaGCCATCATCCTTCCCTTCTGTCCAcaccaccaaaaaaaaaaaaattttaaggacGCATATCATAGAGATTTTGCAAAATAAGAGCAAACACAACATCATAAATGATCCAGCTCCCTCACATTTGACTACCATAAACAACTCAGTTTTGGCTATTACAAAAGACTAAAGCTAAGTCGCTAACCCTTTCACTTAAGATACAAGACATTACTAAACCCTTTCACTTAAGATACAAGACATTACTAAAATTCGATGTCGATGACCAGCTCTACGCCAATAATCAACCTGCCACATCACCATTTACCTGGCTCTTCATCAAGTATCACTTGGTTGCTGGTGAGCTTGTTGTTGTTGTGGTTGAGTCTGTGGCCAGGGCATGAATGCCACAGGTGGACGAGGCTGCTGGGCTCCACAGACTACTGCTTGATCAACTGGCTTTCCCATGATCATCCCTGGAGGTCCCAGAGGATGCTGCGGTGGGACATAATAATATGGCATATCAGCAGGGGAACCAACCATAGGAATAGTCGCCTTGGTGACCCCTAATCCCTCCTCTTTTAACTCGTCTCTGGGAATAATATCAACCAAGAAATCAAAAACATCAGTCCTTGAAATGGCAGCTGCAATGTCATTCTTTTGtaatgtcctcctcttgttctcTTCTGTGTGAATCCAAGAGCGCAGAGTCAGCTCCAAGATGAACATTTCACATGCCTTTGCAAATATAACAGGAGCCTCAGAGGAAATCATTCGGACATCTTCATCagctttcattatttttttaattcgaGCAAGTGGGAGGCTGTGATTCTTGAAGTCAGTTGTTTGCTCAATTTCTTGCATTTGGTTGGCCCAGAACATTTGAAGCTGCTGCTGCTGCCGTTGATGGTGAAAGTGCTGGGCCTGTTGGTAGGTAAGCTGATGAGGAGAATTAGAGAAAGGGGATGACGGCTGAGTTGGGGAAGGCACAGCTATGGCAGGTGTTCCAGAAGCCATCATTGCAGCAGTTTGGTAGGGGGTAGTAGTATAGGACATCTGACCTGCACCAGCTACCACTCCCATTACAGGCTGCTGCTGTGGCTGATGTGACTGTTGCCGTTGTTGTGTTTGCTCTGATTGATCCATAATTTATTCTACTTCTTATCTTGTGCCTGTGTTTGAACTATACTATCATCAGACTGTACAGgataaagataaaacaataaaTTCTCAGAATTAATATTAACATGAGTTTAAAATATcccaaaaagaaacaaaaaagtaGGCCAAAAAACAGCTAAAGTACCGAGAACAACCCAATATGACACCATAAATACCTTGACATCTAACTTTAACAAACTCATGCACCAACTCCTATGAAAATGTGGAAAAAAGAATGAAAATACTAGACTGGGATCAGGACTTAAAGAGTCATTTCATGATCAGTCTCCTCTTGATGGCACAAAGCGGATATCCTTTGGCAAGGTAACCAAAAGATTATAGAGTTATATGATATTAAACCATAATTTCTTATGTTGTTTGCTGAAATTGTTGATACATTGATGAATTTAGTTATTCACTTATGCTAATGAATGCATAAAAAATGAACCTTAACATTAGGAAGCCAGCTCCTCCATTCAACCTAATTACCTTCTTCATGCGATACTTAGCAGGGCTAAGTAATCAACGTGTATCTTAGGTAATGATATTTATGAAAGACTGGGATTTGACCCTCTTCAAATTAGGAGAGCAGCTGTCTTGATGGCATGCCTCCAGGGCTAACAGCACAACCATTGCGAGGAATGTAAATCAACTAAATAGTTTTACTCATGGATGGAAAAACAATAGAAATGAACACAAGAATATTTATgctaactttaaaaaaaaaaaggatgccATCTAAAAAGACATCCATTTTGTACACAAGCATCACAATACAAAGAAACTGAAATTTTGTATATTgtgaaaaactaatagaaaaaaggaaaaaaagaagccATAAAATTGCAAGTTACAGCCCATGAAAAATAGACCAAGGAATATTAACTTCGGATACATGAACTTAACAGCAAAGACAACAAAAACCAAACTCTCAAGGATTACCCCTTTTTCTTTCACATTCTAGTTATCTGGAATAATTTACTTGTATTAGATCACTTATACCTTAAGGATTATAATGTTTGAAGAGGAAGCAAAGAAATTGGAATCTAGCGAACTAGATAAGCATTATTATTGCAGAAATATAACACCGTACCAAAAGGCTTCCAGTTTTGATTTCCTTACTGCGTTCTTCATAACACTATAGGATTCATCAAATAAGCCACACTCATCCGTACACAAGAAATTGACACATGCACAcaacacaaacatgaatatagCAAGGCACAAAACATACCCAACCATGTCCAAGTAAAGAGACTGCATAAATTGAACGCCACACCAAGGGTCTTCCACCATGGAATCCTAAACAGCAAAATAACTAAGATGTACTCTGCTAATCAGAACTTCCCTACAATTTTTTGCCACTAAATCGTTAAGAATCAAGAATCATCACTACTTACTCGAAACAAAGCACAAAAAAGCATGCATGTGCCCAAAATCAACAACTGGACTTATCTTATGAAAAACAAAACTCTATCCCTTGCTTGGTATCTAGAAAGAgcaagaacaagaaaaagaaagctTTATATTAGCTTAAACAGCTGCTGGGAGAAACCACGCATCTTATATATTAAGAATCACAGATAATTTCACTTTCTTTTCAACTTTTCTCACCAACAAAATAGAGGGTTATATAGCACACACAAAGCATGAAAGTAgctaaaaagagagagagagagagagagatgacgtagtagataaaaaaaaaaaaaacttacccaTTAATTTCCAACTGTATCTAAGCAGAGAGGTCTCCCAGCAGCAGAAACCctaagagagagaaaagaaaattttcaggGGGATAAAGTGAAGATTAAGAGGGAGGGACACAGAAGCTTTTGAATGTGTAGTCTCTgcaattagagagagagagagagagagagagagagaagcttTTGAATGTGCAGTCTTTgcaattagagagagagagagagagagagagaagcttTTGAATGTGCAGTCTTTgcaattagagagagagagagagagagagagagagaaagagagagttcAGGGGGTATCTGTCTCGTGCCACGTGTCGAGCAGTAAAAGTTCTGACTGTCAATGGAGTTTTATGTTTACACGTGGAAGAAAGTTACTGGAAGATGAATACTGAAAGGTGCTCACGTAAACCGCTGTGACGTTGGAGGAAAAACACAGCCGCAAGTAAAGTGGTAGTTTTCGTAAAAAGGAGGAAAAGTGTGAGGGTGTTTTTGGGAAATAGATTGGATTTACGTTTGGTCTAGTTGGGCACGTTGATGGCGCGTGCGGTGTCGGGGGTAGAAGCCAAGGAGTTTTTTTTACCAAAagggtgtaataaaaaaaaaattatactaaaaaagaatagatttaaatttaattatcaaaaagaCATGAATGGTgttgaattgaaaattttgatggtGGGACGTtggttataataatattttaaaaatttagatattattataaataatatttaaataaaataaaataattaaaaatttaaagtaaaaaTTAAACGTATTTTATTGtaacatttaatttttattttaaaatttttaattattttattttatattttaaataaaaattgatataattttaacagtgatttatttttattattaatttatgtatgtgtatattttatttattaataaaaaaaaagagttgtactatcaaattttattaatagaaaatctacttctaccaatcaaaattaaaaaatgcaGAGAAGCAACgatataaaaataagaaaagaaagaaaaaaaaaaacatatttaaaGGGAGAGTAAGGgaatgagaaaagaaagaaaaaaacatATTTAAAGGGAGAGAAAGGGGCTGTCATGAATAAGAAGTAATCTCTCCTTTAGATCTGATTGCGAGTTCAGAGAATTTTTATAGGAAGAgaataagtctttttttttttttttaatttaaagtttaattattttttataaatatttaatgcattatttttttaaatgcatTAATAAATTATCTATCAGCTTGGGCTAAACTTGATTGATGAGTCAATTCGATTGAGTTTTAAGAAGTAATTGTCAATTCTAATCTTAAAGcaaaaaattaaagattaaaccACATAAAcctcttaattttgattttaattcaattttaggtTGAGTTAATCTATggctgaatttttttttcaatttttttaaataaacaacTATGACCATATAGTACTTGAATCAAATCGAAATCTATCATGCAAGAATTAAAGGGGGGAAATATAGAGAACAACGCTCTTGTAAGTGTATGAATTAATtgattcttttaaatttttttcttaaataaattaattgaagtgacttaattttaattaatttcaatccAATTAAAAAAGATGTAAATAATTTGAATCCAACTTAAATCCG
Above is a genomic segment from Hevea brasiliensis isolate MT/VB/25A 57/8 chromosome 17, ASM3005281v1, whole genome shotgun sequence containing:
- the LOC110634926 gene encoding SKP1-like protein 14, giving the protein MSSTSGDHEPNLPTDTATPAPAKTITLKTADANYFEVEEPVAMEFATVKTFFDDNTETTFGTVIPLPNVLAEPLSLIIQYCKRNLKFRAESAPEEARKAYDADFVKELSNEQLRELILAVNYLDIKNLLDVLNQAVADRIKNKSVEYVRQFFGIENDFTPEEEARLREENAWAFEGVDED
- the LOC110634960 gene encoding nuclear transcription factor Y subunit C-2 — protein: MDQSEQTQQRQQSHQPQQQPVMGVVAGAGQMSYTTTPYQTAAMMASGTPAIAVPSPTQPSSPFSNSPHQLTYQQAQHFHHQRQQQQLQMFWANQMQEIEQTTDFKNHSLPLARIKKIMKADEDVRMISSEAPVIFAKACEMFILELTLRSWIHTEENKRRTLQKNDIAAAISRTDVFDFLVDIIPRDELKEEGLGVTKATIPMVGSPADMPYYYVPPQHPLGPPGMIMGKPVDQAVVCGAQQPRPPVAFMPWPQTQPQQQQAHQQPSDT